A genomic stretch from Bradyrhizobium quebecense includes:
- the glk gene encoding glucokinase: protein MNHRRSRNEQALLADIGGTNARFALAQRNEIGPIEHVRVADYSSATEAIAAFLTRRAGASPEAAVLGVAGPVENNRCIITNSRWTVDATDLQNRFGFGTIHLLNDFEAVAWSLPALQPSDLFAIGRQPPATGAAMLVVGPGTGFGAACLFPRAPLVAVTEAGHATLPATSEREERVIGQLRRRFEHVSVERVLSGPGLANLYQALAAIDGVAVPDRDPAGITQAALDKSCDVCCAALDMFCSLLGAVAGDLALNFCARGGVYVSGGIVPRFAGRLIEAKFRVQFENKGRFERYLRGIPISVIIHPDSSFIGLKAFFDRNIASTDT, encoded by the coding sequence ATGAACCACCGTCGATCGAGGAACGAGCAGGCTCTTCTCGCGGACATCGGCGGCACCAACGCACGTTTCGCGCTTGCGCAGCGAAACGAAATTGGGCCGATCGAGCATGTCAGGGTCGCCGATTATTCGAGCGCGACCGAGGCGATCGCTGCCTTCCTCACCCGTCGCGCAGGCGCCTCGCCTGAAGCCGCGGTGCTCGGGGTCGCGGGGCCGGTGGAGAACAATCGCTGCATTATCACCAACAGCCGATGGACGGTCGATGCGACCGACCTGCAGAACAGGTTTGGGTTCGGGACAATTCATCTCCTCAACGACTTCGAAGCTGTCGCCTGGTCGCTGCCGGCACTGCAACCGTCCGATCTCTTCGCCATTGGACGGCAGCCTCCGGCAACTGGCGCAGCCATGCTTGTGGTCGGGCCGGGCACCGGCTTTGGCGCAGCTTGCCTCTTTCCACGGGCGCCGTTGGTGGCGGTCACTGAAGCCGGTCACGCGACGCTTCCTGCGACTTCCGAAAGGGAGGAGCGTGTCATCGGCCAACTGCGCCGGCGCTTCGAGCATGTATCCGTGGAGCGCGTTCTGTCCGGGCCCGGCCTTGCAAACCTGTATCAGGCGCTCGCCGCGATCGATGGCGTGGCAGTGCCGGACCGTGATCCCGCAGGGATCACTCAAGCGGCGCTGGACAAGAGTTGTGACGTCTGCTGTGCGGCACTCGATATGTTCTGTTCCCTGCTCGGCGCCGTCGCCGGAGATCTCGCGCTGAACTTCTGCGCCCGAGGCGGGGTCTATGTCTCGGGCGGCATCGTGCCGCGCTTTGCGGGTCGCCTCATCGAAGCGAAATTTCGAGTGCAATTCGAAAACAAGGGACGCTTTGAACGCTATCTTCGCGGTATTCCGATCAGCGTCATTATCCACCCCGACAGCAGCTTCATTGGGCTCAAGGCGTTCTTCGATCGAAATATAGCAAGCACTGACACATAG
- a CDS encoding 1-phosphofructokinase family hexose kinase: protein MTDIVTITPNPAVDLSTSVEKILPVYKLRGTSQQRDPGGGGINVARVIRRLGGDVRAIYPVGGATGDLLRRLLDREGVPSQTFPITEETREDFFVTEASTGRPFRFILPGPSLSEGEWQQCLTLLCKIEPFPRFVVASGSLPRGVPDDFYARVTRIATRLGAKMVLDTSGPALAAAVAEGVDLIKPNLREMRELAGHEPNDAVEWEASAKALVHNGKVGTVALTMGHLGAVLVTRDRVLRAEPLPITPAGAVGAGDSFLGALLWRFASRSNLEEAFRYAVAGGAAALLNPGTSLCLPDDVERLAQQVVIKAA, encoded by the coding sequence ATGACAGATATTGTGACGATCACGCCTAATCCGGCAGTCGATCTGTCGACATCGGTTGAGAAGATCCTCCCGGTCTACAAGCTGCGGGGCACGTCGCAACAACGCGATCCCGGAGGTGGCGGCATCAATGTGGCGCGCGTAATTCGACGCTTAGGCGGAGATGTCCGCGCAATCTACCCCGTCGGCGGCGCCACCGGAGATTTGCTGCGCAGATTGCTCGATAGGGAGGGAGTGCCAAGTCAAACTTTCCCTATCACGGAGGAAACGCGGGAAGACTTCTTCGTTACTGAAGCCAGCACTGGCCGGCCGTTCCGCTTCATCCTGCCCGGACCGAGCCTCAGTGAGGGGGAGTGGCAACAATGTCTGACATTGCTCTGCAAGATCGAGCCATTTCCCCGCTTTGTGGTCGCAAGCGGAAGTCTGCCGCGAGGGGTTCCCGACGATTTCTATGCAAGGGTGACGAGAATTGCGACGCGGCTCGGCGCAAAAATGGTTCTTGATACATCGGGCCCAGCACTTGCTGCCGCCGTCGCCGAAGGAGTCGATTTGATCAAGCCGAATTTGCGGGAAATGCGGGAGTTGGCCGGCCACGAGCCAAACGATGCCGTCGAATGGGAAGCCTCCGCCAAAGCTCTCGTCCATAACGGCAAAGTAGGCACCGTTGCCCTGACCATGGGCCATCTCGGCGCGGTGCTGGTGACCCGCGACCGGGTGTTGCGAGCTGAGCCGCTTCCCATCACGCCGGCCGGCGCCGTCGGCGCAGGTGATAGCTTTCTCGGAGCGCTGCTCTGGCGGTTCGCTTCGAGAAGTAATCTCGAAGAGGCCTTCCGGTACGCTGTCGCCGGTGGGGCCGCAGCGCTGCTGAATCCCGGCACCAGTCTCTGCCTGCCCGACGATGTCGAGCGTCTTGCGCAGCAGGTTGTGATTAAAGCGGCGTGA
- a CDS encoding SbmA/BacA-like family transporter, producing the protein MFGYRLWIPGYLVGSVAVYAGIVTTATILVGSPLTRVIQIKNQAEAELITAAHLLRDIGEGVMPKQQEADVRWGLQLALRNVLAQWRRLCWLLVHTTLVSQGNTLLAPIVGLVLCSPKFLTGTMTLGELTQAAAAFTLVQASFNWLVDNYSRLADWVSSLERVGGLLLSLDELDHGVLSAAREKASILGEPVTPL; encoded by the coding sequence GTGTTCGGTTATCGGCTTTGGATACCGGGTTACCTGGTCGGAAGTGTCGCGGTCTATGCCGGCATCGTAACGACCGCTACGATTTTGGTGGGTTCGCCACTGACAAGGGTCATTCAGATCAAGAACCAGGCCGAGGCTGAATTGATTACGGCAGCTCACTTGCTGCGGGATATCGGTGAGGGGGTGATGCCCAAGCAGCAGGAGGCGGATGTCCGGTGGGGACTCCAGCTGGCGTTACGGAACGTGCTCGCTCAATGGCGGCGCCTGTGTTGGCTGCTCGTGCATACAACGCTGGTGTCGCAAGGAAACACATTGCTTGCACCCATCGTCGGGCTTGTCCTGTGTTCACCAAAATTCCTGACGGGCACAATGACGCTCGGCGAGCTTACACAGGCCGCCGCAGCTTTCACTCTCGTTCAGGCCTCGTTCAATTGGTTGGTCGACAACTACAGCCGTCTGGCGGATTGGGTCTCGTCCCTCGAAAGGGTAGGCGGTCTGCTGCTTTCGCTCGACGAGCTCGATCATGGAGTCTTGTCGGCCGCTCGTGAGAAGGCCTCCATCCTCGGCGAACCCGTCACGCCGCTTTAA
- the ppsA gene encoding phosphoenolpyruvate synthase — protein MNASVYTRWFKDIRLEDVPLVGGKTASLGELYSALARHGVKVPNGFALIASAYRDALTEAGAWDELGGLLAGLDKRNIADLAKRGRAARAIVYAATDQEYLRREVADAYRQLEQEYGANVAVAVRSSATAEDLPTASFAGQHESFLNVRGPDDLMLACRRCFASLFTDRAISYRIDNGFDHFKVALSVAVMKMVRSDLAASGVIFTLDTESGYRDVVFVTGAYGLGENIVQGTVDPDEFYVHKPTFNSGFRAVLSRRMGTKEMRMVYAKGHATTRNVATSQAARKRFCIDDKNVLELARCAIVVEGHYSQKAGAPTPMDVEWAKDGSDGALYIIQARPETVASRRGPDALESYALKSTGKVVAAGRAVGEKIATGKVRLIKNERDLRAFRPGEVLVASATSPDWEPVMKTAAAIVTDHGGRTCHAAIIARELGVPAVVGTENITRQVKTGMSVTVSCADGDIGHVYDGALPFSVERIATDRLERPHTEIMVNLGNPEIAFKTAMAPNDGVGLARMEFIINQHIGIHPMALAQPAKVKSARDRRSIKLLTERYQKPSDFFVERLSEGVGTIAAAFYPRPVIVRLSDFKTNEYANLLGGADFEPKEENPMLGFRGAARYAHPAYAEGFALECAALRRVRNAMGLTNLKIMIPFCRRLDEARNVIEAMARHGLTRGEGGLEIFMMCEIPNNVILIDQFAKLFDGFSIGSNDLTQLTLGVDRDSDIVAFDFDERDPGMLQMLTMAVRGAKRSQRHVGICGEAPANYPEIAKFLTELGIDSISVNPSSVLRTMVIVREAERSMAKSTVVAS, from the coding sequence ATGAACGCTTCTGTTTACACGCGATGGTTTAAGGATATCCGGCTTGAGGATGTTCCCCTGGTGGGCGGCAAAACCGCCTCGCTGGGGGAGCTTTACTCGGCGCTCGCGCGGCACGGAGTCAAAGTACCGAACGGCTTTGCGCTGATCGCATCGGCTTATCGTGACGCGCTGACAGAGGCAGGAGCCTGGGACGAACTCGGCGGCCTGCTCGCTGGCCTGGACAAGCGGAACATTGCGGATCTCGCCAAGCGAGGTCGTGCAGCGCGTGCCATCGTTTACGCTGCGACTGATCAGGAGTATCTGCGCCGCGAAGTTGCTGACGCCTATCGGCAACTGGAACAAGAATACGGCGCCAATGTCGCGGTCGCAGTGCGAAGTTCGGCGACTGCCGAAGACCTGCCGACCGCAAGCTTCGCGGGACAGCACGAGAGCTTTCTCAACGTTCGCGGTCCGGATGACCTCATGCTCGCATGCCGGCGATGCTTTGCCTCGCTGTTCACAGATCGAGCGATCTCCTATCGCATCGACAATGGCTTCGATCATTTCAAGGTCGCGCTATCCGTTGCGGTCATGAAGATGGTCCGCTCCGATCTCGCGGCGAGTGGCGTGATATTCACGCTCGACACCGAATCCGGGTATCGCGATGTGGTCTTCGTGACCGGAGCGTATGGCCTCGGCGAAAACATTGTCCAGGGAACCGTGGACCCGGACGAATTCTATGTACACAAGCCGACTTTCAATAGCGGTTTTCGCGCCGTCCTGTCGCGCCGAATGGGAACGAAGGAAATGCGGATGGTCTACGCAAAAGGACACGCAACCACCCGCAACGTTGCGACGTCGCAAGCGGCTCGCAAACGATTCTGCATCGACGACAAGAATGTCCTGGAGCTCGCGCGCTGCGCCATCGTCGTGGAGGGCCACTATTCTCAAAAAGCCGGCGCGCCTACTCCAATGGATGTGGAGTGGGCGAAAGACGGCAGCGACGGCGCGCTCTATATCATCCAGGCGCGTCCGGAGACGGTGGCATCTCGCCGCGGCCCCGACGCGCTGGAAAGCTATGCGCTCAAATCAACGGGCAAGGTTGTTGCCGCTGGCCGCGCCGTCGGTGAGAAGATCGCCACCGGGAAGGTTCGGCTGATCAAGAACGAACGCGATCTTCGCGCTTTCAGGCCCGGCGAGGTACTGGTTGCCTCCGCGACCAGTCCGGACTGGGAACCGGTGATGAAGACCGCAGCTGCCATTGTCACGGACCACGGCGGCAGAACCTGTCATGCTGCCATTATCGCCCGCGAGCTCGGAGTGCCGGCGGTGGTCGGCACCGAAAACATCACGCGGCAGGTGAAAACTGGAATGTCGGTCACTGTGTCCTGCGCGGACGGCGACATCGGTCATGTCTATGATGGCGCACTACCGTTTTCGGTCGAGCGGATCGCGACGGACAGACTGGAAAGACCGCACACCGAAATCATGGTCAACCTTGGCAATCCGGAAATCGCCTTCAAGACGGCAATGGCGCCGAACGACGGCGTCGGGCTCGCGAGGATGGAGTTCATCATCAATCAACATATAGGGATCCATCCGATGGCGCTTGCGCAGCCCGCGAAGGTCAAATCCGCGCGCGATCGCCGCTCAATCAAGCTCCTCACCGAGCGCTACCAGAAACCGTCCGATTTCTTTGTCGAGCGGCTTTCGGAGGGTGTCGGCACCATCGCCGCGGCCTTCTATCCGCGCCCTGTCATTGTCAGGCTTTCCGATTTTAAGACGAACGAATATGCCAACCTATTGGGGGGCGCCGACTTCGAGCCGAAGGAGGAGAATCCGATGCTCGGGTTCCGCGGCGCCGCACGGTATGCTCACCCGGCTTATGCCGAGGGCTTCGCGCTGGAATGCGCAGCGCTGCGCCGCGTGCGTAACGCGATGGGACTGACCAACCTCAAGATCATGATTCCGTTTTGCAGGCGCCTCGATGAGGCGCGCAATGTCATCGAAGCCATGGCACGTCACGGCCTTACCCGAGGCGAAGGCGGCCTTGAGATATTCATGATGTGCGAGATTCCGAACAACGTAATTTTGATAGATCAGTTCGCGAAACTGTTCGATGGATTTTCGATCGGCTCCAACGATCTGACCCAACTCACGCTGGGCGTCGACAGGGACTCCGACATCGTCGCGTTCGATTTTGACGAGCGCGATCCCGGAATGCTGCAAATGCTGACAATGGCGGTGAGAGGCGCCAAGCGCAGCCAGCGGCATGTTGGGATCTGTGGCGAGGCGCCGGCAAACTATCCTGAGATCGCGAAATTCCTGACCGAACTCGGCATCGATTCGATCAGCGTCAATCCATCGAGCGTACTGCGTACGATGGTTATCGTCCGTGAAGCTGAACGGAGTATGGCCAAATCGACGGTTGTCGCAAGCTAG
- a CDS encoding universal stress protein — translation MTTIMVATDGSAGASRAVEAAAEIAKALACDLLIVTVADRLLGEEVRQLPQTGVSTGDVLEALTAQTVRTAEAHARQLGAQRVEVKTSWGDVTQCLLDLAVSSSAKMISQHLPKRRCTKSQ, via the coding sequence ATGACAACCATCATGGTGGCTACCGACGGATCTGCGGGAGCAAGTCGCGCAGTCGAAGCCGCGGCAGAGATTGCCAAAGCATTGGCATGCGATCTGCTGATCGTGACGGTTGCAGATCGCCTTCTGGGAGAAGAGGTGCGGCAACTGCCGCAGACCGGGGTCAGTACCGGCGACGTGCTGGAGGCCTTGACGGCCCAGACAGTGAGAACCGCGGAAGCCCACGCGCGACAGCTCGGCGCGCAGCGCGTCGAAGTCAAGACGAGTTGGGGTGACGTTACTCAATGCCTACTTGATTTGGCGGTAAGCAGCTCAGCTAAAATGATCTCACAGCATCTCCCGAAACGCCGTTGCACGAAATCGCAATGA
- a CDS encoding MFS transporter codes for MFMDISSEMIHALLPIYLATVLGASTLAIGFIEGVAEATANITKIFSGALSDWLGHRKFLTALGYGLAAFTKPIFPLAATVGWVIAARFIDRVGKGIRDAPRDALVADLTPASRRGASFGLRQALDTIGAVAGPLAAIALMALTADNFRLVFWIAVVPAFVALAVMIFAVEEPIRRDVDARPPLRLADAKRLSGRFWMVVCVATILTLARFSEAFLILRSQNVGLPVALAPTVMVVMNIVYAIAAFPAGALSDRIGRIGLLAVGMACLTVADLILALGATVMLTMLGVVFWGLHMALTQGLFASLVADTASEELRGTAFGIFNFAGGLAMLVASVLAGGLWDAYGPTATFLAGAGTTVVALIVLALAHRRSEIVGSPQ; via the coding sequence ATGTTCATGGATATCTCCTCCGAGATGATCCATGCATTGCTGCCGATCTACCTCGCAACGGTGCTTGGTGCGTCGACATTGGCTATCGGCTTCATCGAAGGTGTTGCCGAGGCGACCGCGAACATTACCAAGATATTCTCCGGCGCGTTGTCCGATTGGCTAGGCCATCGCAAGTTTCTGACGGCTCTCGGCTACGGGCTGGCGGCTTTCACCAAGCCGATCTTTCCGCTCGCTGCTACAGTGGGATGGGTGATTGCGGCGCGCTTTATCGATCGTGTCGGGAAAGGCATCCGCGATGCGCCTCGGGATGCGCTCGTGGCCGACCTCACGCCAGCGAGCCGCCGCGGCGCGAGTTTCGGACTGCGGCAGGCGCTTGATACGATCGGGGCCGTTGCTGGACCACTGGCGGCAATCGCTCTGATGGCGCTGACTGCCGACAATTTCCGACTCGTCTTCTGGATCGCGGTCGTCCCAGCTTTCGTCGCGCTCGCCGTCATGATCTTTGCAGTCGAAGAGCCTATCCGACGTGATGTCGATGCAAGGCCGCCACTGCGCCTCGCGGACGCGAAACGGCTGTCCGGCCGCTTCTGGATGGTGGTTTGCGTCGCGACGATCTTGACGCTTGCCCGGTTCTCCGAAGCGTTCCTCATCCTACGCTCGCAAAACGTCGGATTGCCCGTGGCGCTGGCGCCGACCGTCATGGTGGTAATGAACATTGTCTATGCCATTGCAGCATTTCCGGCTGGCGCACTGTCGGATCGGATCGGCCGGATCGGGCTGCTTGCGGTTGGCATGGCTTGCTTGACCGTAGCCGATCTGATCCTCGCGCTCGGCGCCACCGTCATGCTCACCATGCTGGGCGTCGTGTTCTGGGGGCTGCACATGGCGCTCACGCAAGGGCTGTTCGCGAGCCTCGTGGCTGATACCGCCTCGGAAGAATTGCGGGGAACGGCGTTCGGCATTTTCAATTTCGCGGGTGGCCTTGCGATGCTCGTAGCGAGTGTGTTGGCGGGCGGGCTATGGGATGCCTATGGGCCGACGGCGACCTTTCTTGCCGGCGCGGGAACTACCGTGGTTGCGCTGATCGTTCTTGCCCTAGCCCACCGCCGCAGCGAGATTGTCGGGTCTCCTCAATGA
- a CDS encoding universal stress protein → MKLIISATDGSEGAERAIAVAAEFARSSKAKVQLVHVGEDGLSSKQLMLLGQFRITEGDALDEISRRLFSRAKEIAEHRGATDIKTLSGGGDPAKVLIETIKTKQADAIVIGRRGRGSLRVFCSAVFLKSCRALRRAS, encoded by the coding sequence ATGAAGCTCATCATTTCGGCGACGGACGGCTCTGAAGGCGCAGAGCGGGCAATCGCTGTCGCGGCTGAATTTGCAAGATCCTCTAAGGCGAAAGTGCAGCTCGTGCACGTCGGTGAAGATGGGCTTTCCAGCAAACAGCTTATGTTGCTGGGTCAGTTCCGGATCACGGAAGGCGATGCGCTGGACGAAATCAGTCGCCGGCTGTTTTCGAGAGCAAAAGAGATAGCCGAACACCGCGGAGCAACAGATATCAAGACGCTGAGCGGAGGTGGTGATCCGGCGAAAGTGCTCATCGAGACCATCAAGACTAAGCAGGCCGATGCCATCGTAATCGGCCGGCGTGGGCGCGGCAGCTTGAGGGTCTTCTGCTCGGCAGTGTTTCTCAAAAGTTGTCGTGCCTTGCGCCGTGCATCGTGA
- a CDS encoding DUF1254 domain-containing protein, whose amino-acid sequence MKIGRVSVFAALIASVQFGAAQGGSPAGEKPALVTPENFARAESDLYFGGVVKNGGFGKFDHTRSPAPLDKQTVIRLNRDTLYSAAVFDLDAGPVTITLPNAGKRFMSLQVIDEDQYTFGVFYKPGSITLARKDVGTRYALAAVRTLVDPADPQDLKEVHALQDAIKVSQKQAGKFEIPDWDQASQKKVRDALLALGTTLPDTNRMYGRKGEVDPLRFVIGAALGWGANPPKEALYLNVVPTRNDGTTVYRLNVKDVPVDGFWSISLYNPEGYFEPNQYNAYSLNNITARKNEDNSVSVQFGGCDGKIPNCLPIMKGWNYMVRLYRPRAEILNGKWKFPETQPDKQISPTTTIL is encoded by the coding sequence ATGAAGATCGGCCGTGTTTCTGTCTTTGCAGCATTGATTGCGTCAGTGCAGTTCGGCGCTGCGCAGGGCGGATCTCCTGCAGGAGAAAAGCCCGCTCTGGTTACGCCCGAGAACTTTGCCCGTGCGGAATCGGATCTGTATTTCGGGGGTGTCGTGAAGAACGGTGGTTTTGGAAAGTTCGACCATACCCGTTCGCCCGCGCCGCTGGACAAGCAAACCGTCATCCGTCTCAACCGAGACACGCTCTATTCGGCCGCCGTGTTCGACCTCGATGCCGGACCCGTCACGATAACGTTGCCGAACGCTGGCAAGCGATTCATGTCGCTACAGGTGATCGACGAAGACCAGTACACGTTTGGTGTGTTCTACAAGCCCGGCAGCATCACGCTTGCGCGAAAGGATGTAGGCACACGCTATGCTTTGGCCGCCGTTCGAACGCTGGTCGATCCGGCCGATCCCCAGGACCTCAAGGAGGTGCACGCGCTGCAGGACGCGATCAAGGTGTCCCAAAAGCAGGCCGGGAAGTTCGAGATTCCCGATTGGGATCAAGCAAGCCAGAAGAAGGTGCGCGATGCATTGCTGGCGCTGGGAACCACACTTCCCGATACGAACCGAATGTATGGACGCAAGGGGGAGGTTGATCCCCTCCGCTTCGTGATCGGGGCCGCCCTTGGCTGGGGGGCAAATCCTCCAAAGGAGGCGCTCTACCTCAACGTCGTCCCGACCCGTAACGATGGTACGACGGTCTATCGGCTAAACGTGAAAGACGTGCCGGTGGACGGGTTCTGGTCGATAAGCCTGTACAACCCGGAAGGCTACTTCGAGCCCAACCAGTACAACGCCTATTCGCTCAACAACATCACGGCACGAAAGAACGAAGACAATTCAGTATCCGTGCAGTTCGGCGGTTGTGACGGAAAGATTCCCAATTGCCTGCCCATCATGAAGGGCTGGAACTATATGGTGCGGCTTTACAGGCCGCGGGCGGAGATCTTGAACGGAAAGTGGAAGTTTCCGGAAACCCAGCCCGACAAGCAGATCTCTCCAACGACAACCATCCTTTGA
- a CDS encoding DUF1254 domain-containing protein — MTTLLTRRDFVLGTAALSVGANTNGAAAASLAPSDARVIAKEATIYGVPMLENYRIMTSYFVNRDDPDFKAPWNAINSVARVFTPDDKAIQTPNSDTPYSQLGADLRAEPLVLTVPAVEKRRYYSLQFIDLYTFNFAYVGSRATGNDSGSFLLAGPRWKGERPKGIKAIIRSETELNLVLYRTQLFDQADLDGVKRVQAGYKVQTLSSFLGRPAPPPMSATHFPAPLVQDEQKSSPEFFVLLNFLLQFCPTHPSERSLMARFARLNIAAGKNFDPGGLSPEMRKAVTDGMADAWKALAEFKAKEVDTGKRTAADGFGTRAMLKNDYMTRMASAVLGIYGNTKDEAMYPAYFRDADGGMLNGANRYMLRFKSGQLPPANAFWSLTMYELPSSLLYANKINRYLINSAMHDSLKRDPDGGYTLYIQNESPGVDREPNWLPCPKGPFWTTLRIYWPKAEALKGQWKQPPLQRVA; from the coding sequence ATGACAACGCTTCTAACCCGTCGCGACTTTGTACTCGGGACGGCTGCACTATCCGTCGGCGCTAACACGAATGGCGCCGCGGCGGCATCGCTTGCACCGAGCGATGCGCGAGTTATCGCCAAGGAGGCGACAATCTACGGCGTACCGATGCTGGAAAACTATCGCATCATGACGTCTTACTTCGTCAATCGCGACGATCCCGACTTCAAGGCGCCATGGAATGCAATCAACAGCGTTGCGCGTGTCTTCACTCCGGACGACAAGGCGATCCAGACACCGAATTCCGATACCCCATACTCTCAGCTCGGCGCTGACCTGCGTGCCGAACCGCTGGTGCTGACAGTGCCTGCCGTCGAGAAGAGGCGGTATTATTCATTGCAGTTCATCGATCTCTACACATTCAACTTCGCCTATGTAGGAAGCCGTGCCACGGGCAATGATTCCGGAAGTTTCCTGCTGGCCGGCCCACGATGGAAAGGCGAGAGGCCGAAAGGCATCAAGGCGATCATCCGTTCCGAGACCGAGCTCAATCTGGTGCTTTACCGGACGCAGCTGTTCGACCAAGCCGACCTCGATGGGGTCAAACGAGTTCAGGCTGGCTACAAGGTCCAGACGCTATCCAGCTTCCTGGGGCGACCGGCTCCGCCCCCAATGTCCGCAACCCATTTTCCAGCACCACTCGTGCAAGACGAGCAAAAGAGCTCGCCCGAGTTCTTCGTTCTGTTGAATTTCCTCCTGCAGTTCTGTCCGACCCATCCATCCGAAAGATCCCTGATGGCTCGCTTCGCGAGGCTGAACATCGCGGCCGGAAAGAACTTCGATCCGGGCGGCCTATCGCCCGAAATGCGCAAAGCCGTGACGGACGGAATGGCAGACGCATGGAAGGCGTTAGCCGAGTTCAAGGCGAAGGAGGTCGATACCGGCAAGCGCACCGCGGCGGACGGATTCGGCACGCGGGCCATGCTGAAGAACGACTACATGACCCGAATGGCATCCGCCGTGCTGGGCATCTACGGCAATACCAAGGACGAGGCGATGTACCCGGCTTATTTCCGGGATGCAGACGGCGGTATGCTCAATGGTGCAAACCGCTACATGCTTCGCTTCAAGTCAGGACAATTGCCGCCGGCCAATGCCTTCTGGTCCCTCACGATGTACGAGCTGCCGTCGAGCCTGCTCTACGCCAACAAGATCAACCGTTATCTGATCAATTCGGCAATGCACGATAGCCTCAAGCGCGATCCCGATGGTGGTTACACACTCTACATTCAGAATGAATCGCCCGGAGTGGATCGCGAGCCGAACTGGCTGCCTTGTCCCAAAGGACCGTTCTGGACGACGCTTCGCATATACTGGCCCAAAGCAGAGGCTTTGAAAGGCCAATGGAAGCAGCCTCCGTTGCAGCGCGTTGCCTAA
- a CDS encoding Crp/Fnr family transcriptional regulator: MQKISKVESEKIVSSSGWLTRVPSKFRADVLDHSILIQLKKGEVLFHVGDPPGGIYGLVAGTISVSLAPLDHAPRLMLLGIPGHWTGEACFLTRKPRRGEVRAALDTTLLHVPLDALDRMAAKDPMVSHHIAQILMMSVETLLEVVHDLQKPQADRRIASVLQRTIRIGEAPLPSTQSELGIMANASRKQVNAALNQFKDAGWLTNTYRSIIVNDVDALRRYAEAERND; encoded by the coding sequence GTGCAAAAAATATCTAAGGTTGAGTCTGAAAAAATCGTAAGCTCGTCGGGCTGGCTCACCCGGGTACCAAGCAAGTTTCGGGCGGACGTGCTGGATCATTCGATATTGATTCAATTGAAAAAGGGAGAGGTGCTGTTTCACGTTGGCGATCCGCCCGGTGGAATTTACGGGCTCGTGGCTGGCACCATTAGCGTTAGTCTGGCGCCCCTCGATCACGCACCGCGCTTGATGCTGCTCGGTATACCCGGCCATTGGACGGGAGAGGCTTGTTTCCTGACAAGGAAGCCGCGACGAGGGGAAGTGAGGGCTGCCCTTGATACGACGCTGTTGCACGTGCCGCTCGATGCACTGGACCGAATGGCGGCGAAAGACCCCATGGTCTCGCACCACATCGCGCAAATCTTGATGATGAGCGTCGAAACTTTGCTTGAGGTCGTGCATGACTTGCAGAAGCCCCAAGCAGATCGTCGCATCGCCTCCGTCTTGCAGCGGACGATAAGAATTGGTGAAGCCCCTCTGCCCTCGACTCAAAGCGAGCTGGGCATCATGGCCAATGCATCACGCAAGCAGGTGAATGCCGCATTGAATCAATTCAAGGACGCTGGCTGGCTCACGAACACCTATCGCTCGATCATAGTAAATGACGTTGATGCGCTTCGCCGATATGCCGAAGCGGAGAGGAATGATTGA
- a CDS encoding DUF1476 domain-containing protein, giving the protein MTTFDKREQGFEAKFIHDEELRFKVVARCNKMLGNWTAGQLGLTGDAAAAYANELVTANLASQTSDDTLRKVANDLAPKSISKQQVARKMDEFFHIALAQIESERREN; this is encoded by the coding sequence ATGACAACCTTCGACAAACGCGAACAAGGCTTCGAAGCCAAATTCATCCATGATGAAGAGCTGAGATTCAAGGTTGTTGCGAGGTGCAACAAGATGCTTGGCAACTGGACCGCGGGGCAGCTCGGCCTGACTGGAGATGCTGCGGCCGCCTATGCGAACGAGCTCGTCACGGCCAACCTCGCGAGCCAGACCAGCGACGATACCTTGCGCAAGGTGGCGAACGACCTTGCACCCAAAAGCATTTCGAAGCAGCAGGTCGCCCGGAAGATGGACGAGTTTTTTCACATTGCGCTGGCACAGATCGAATCAGAACGCCGCGAGAATTAG